TCGCAGTTCGATGACCGGGACACTGGCAAGTTCTTCATGCGTGTCAGCTTCATCTCCGAAGAAGGCGTGTTGCGGCCCGATCTGTCGGAAGGTTTCATGCCGGTAGCGGACAAATTCGGCATGGAATGGGATATTTTCGATGCGCAGGAGCGCATGAAAGTGCTTCTTATGGTGTCGCGTTTCGGCCATTGTCTCAACGACCTGCTGAATCGCTGGGAGATCGGTGCTCTGCCGATCGACATCGTCGGCGTGGTGTCGAACCATTTCGATTACCAGAAGCTGGTGGTCAATCACGACATCCCCTTCCACCACATTCCGGTGACCAAGGCCAACAAGCCGGAGGCGGAGGCACGCATCATGGCGCTGGCCGAGAGCTCCGGCACCGAGTTGATCGTGCTCGCCCGTTACATGCAGATACTCTCCGACGAGATGTGCCAGAAAATGTCCGGGCGGATCATCAATATCCATCATTCCTTTCTGCCGAGCTTCAAGGGCGCCAATCCCTACAAGCAGGCCTATACGCGCGGCGTCAAGCTCATCGGCGCGACGGCCCATTACGTCACTGCCGATCTAGACGAAGGCCCGATCATCGAGCAGGACATCGTGCGCATCACGCATGCGCAGTCGGCGGAAGACTATGTCTCCCTGGGTCGTGACGTGGAGGCACAGGTGCTCGCCCGCGCTATCCATGCTCACATCCACCATCGGACCTTTATCAATGGAAATCGCACCGTCGTCTTCCCGCCGAGCCCGGGAAGCTATGCCTCCGAGCGCATGGGCTGACCCGGCAGCGACGACATTTGCACCGTTTGCATCCAGGAGGAGAAGACCATGCGCGAGCCGTTTATCTTCAAAGGCACTGTTCCTCGCATCGTGTTCGGTGTGGGGACGATCTCTCAGGTGGCCGAAGAATTGCGTGGCCTTGGCCGGCATAAGGCCCTTGTCCTGTCGACACCGTTCCAGGAAAGGGAGGCGCAGCGCCTTGCCGAACAGTTGGGATCCGCCTGTGCGGGGC
This Rhizobium leguminosarum DNA region includes the following protein-coding sequences:
- the purU gene encoding formyltetrahydrofolate deformylase, whose translation is MKNYVLTVSCQTTRGVVAAISGFLAAKGCNIVDSSQFDDRDTGKFFMRVSFISEEGVLRPDLSEGFMPVADKFGMEWDIFDAQERMKVLLMVSRFGHCLNDLLNRWEIGALPIDIVGVVSNHFDYQKLVVNHDIPFHHIPVTKANKPEAEARIMALAESSGTELIVLARYMQILSDEMCQKMSGRIINIHHSFLPSFKGANPYKQAYTRGVKLIGATAHYVTADLDEGPIIEQDIVRITHAQSAEDYVSLGRDVEAQVLARAIHAHIHHRTFINGNRTVVFPPSPGSYASERMG